The sequence CATAAAAAGTAGTATACAAGATGTGCACCCTAATACATAAGATTATATTTGAGCATAAATTATACTCCACAACACAAATGTGTGTTTGAAATGTACGGGAAATAAATGAATAAACtttaaataaaattaggtatataacttaatttaaataaataatcaaatatctatactaaatacaaaatatgatttttaaataaaTTTAAAGTATATCAACTTTTTGAcatttgcgatacgtattttaacggACGGGCTCATAAACGTATCACTCTATGTTCAAGAAACTTTGCAACATCTAATGAGAACAACTGATTGTTGTATTGTAATTGTATTTAATACTAACGTTTAcaatactaatgttttcgatacCTCATAGTAGGTTGAAAAAGAcacgagacggggccgaaacgatagcgacctcaaaacgtcgcaacggaaaaaacggggtcgaaacggatgttgactaatgttgactcttatatatataattatatatttacacatattttagagctaaaaaaccttcgttgacaagtttgtacctacaATTGCCATTagtgttaatataatacaaaatggaatactaaactaagtcaattttgattgatttgaccgacttatgaccaatttaacagaatttctgacttttgaccggcgttgacccaatttttcctgtatttgacctgacttttgaccgttgaccggcttataagaaaacgggacggggtcgaaacggtttagtcaccaaaacgccgcaacgggcgtcgcaacggacaTAACAGACGCCGTTTACAACAGCATACTCATGTTATCATACATTATATAAAGTGCGTGTAATACTAACGTTATCGTATGCAATGCTTTTGATACCAATcttttcgatacaaatgttatcgGTGATGAACTGTTttttattataattgtattatacatttggtgAGTATCAATACTAACGTAATCGTATACTAATTTATACAagtgtcgtgcaacgcacgggctcataaaactagtattaCATATATAAGATCGAAGATTAATGGCCCAAATTCTCTTACAGGCCCAACTTCTAATTCACATTTTTTTTTAAACCCAATTTCCAAAGATTGAAGTAAACAATGTCCACACTCCACAGGCACAATTTCAACTTGCTACGGTGCTCCACGTATTTCCTATATTTCTACATCAATCGAACAGGTAATTGCATACTTCAAGTTTACCTTACCTGATTTAGTCAATCGAATCGAACTTTTGTTTGCTTACATGTATCATATCCTATTTATATCATAATTTTGGGTATTAATTGAATGAATAATTGCGGAAATGTATTATCCTTGATCCGTAAAAAGTGCTCAATTGATTGATTCAGGAACGTTATTACATATCTTTTCTTTGTTCATGATTTATGTTTATACAGCTGAATTGTTTAAATTCGTTCTCTGATTTGAGGCAGTGTTTATGTCGAACTAATTATGAAATTTAGGGTTTCAAAGAACTGATGCACTGTGTTTTTGGTTCAAATATAATAGCTGTCATTACATTGTTACATTCTGATTGAGGATCACTTTTCATAGGTTATGCGTTTCTGTTAAGGTTAAAGCTAAAAATAAGCTATATGCTTTCTCAAagggaggtgattctcacacaccactttttaatccatctacacttttgtctcataaatTAACAGTTATACCCCTAGAGagttaaacttatattattattctaagtaTAACCAAGGGTATAATAGTAACTTAGGTGTAGATGGATCAAAAAGTGAAAGTGGTGTGTGAAGATCACCTCCCTTTctcaaatgtaccgatgtcgtccATATACCCATTTGCGTCTCGCTAtcggctatatactttcaaaaagtgtaccaatataAGCCACTATGCTTTTTTACCTGCAACGAAAACAATTGATGacgtggcttctaagtagtcatgacacgtcggtgcggaacaaaaactgaaagtatatagcctacatcagaacaaaactgaaagtatatgacctatttgtagccatataaaatgaaaaaaaaaatgttaaataattaactttaccgatTCAGCAGGTAACCGATAACGAAAcgttggtacactttttgaaagtatatagccgaCAGTGAGACGCAAATGGGTATGCGGGCAACATCgggacatttgagaaagtataCAACCTATTTGTAGCTTTAACTCTTTCTGTTAATTGGCTGGTTATGGTGTTTTAGGATTTATATCCCGCGTTAAACCTACAGCTTTTTAACAACCTCCCTCCATTTGTCACCTTGATAAAATCTCATTTCAAAATATCTAACAATCTACTTGTGTTTTTGTTGAACTTATCGTAATCATTTCTTTTGCGTTCACGTTTATTTTGATTATTTGCTGAATGTTATTTGCTATTAAGCTAATTTATAACCATATAAGCTTTAAATTTGCATTCAAATATAATTCATGGATTTATGATGCTTTCATCTTATGTTGGAAGTTTTATTGTTTAATTCTTAGCTCTTCAGTTTAATAAGTGCAGCGTGTATTGACTTGAATCTTCTCTTTGGGAGGTTATAGCATCCAAAGGTTAGTGCCGTTCGAGTTGGTTTTTGTGATGCTAGTTCTCATTTcacatttaagcttatttcactgTTAGAATGAATAGTAAAACATTGGCTATTATACACAAGTTTCTAGTTTTTTTTTATTCATGTTTATGGTTACATTTTCTGATATACCGTTCCTTGATTTATGTGTTTTTGGAGTTGTTGTGCCTGTAAAATTTGGTGCTATCTTTGGAAGATTGTTGACTATTGATTtctaaattgtacattattaagaTTGGCTATGTTTTTTTGGTCCTTTTTGTATTCAGGAAAATAGAGATGTCTTTCATCATGGAGTTTGCTGAAAACTTGATCCTTAGAATGATGGAGGATCCAGCTGAAAGAGATCGCAAATTTAGAGAGCATACATATCATATGAAGGAACGTTGTGCAAAAACAAAGGAGATGTGGAGTTAccctattcgtccttatggtttctGGACATTTGACCGTCACAATGCTCAGATCTTCTGGGACGCTCAGATTAGTCAGGTCGAAGGTCGTAGGGATCCTTATGATGATCTTCTGAAAGACCACCAGGCTGAGTCGTCTTCCTCAAAGTAATTTGTAAGTTTCTTTGTATGCTATGCGATGAGACACCATATGAAATGTACAAAACTCCAATTTGTTAGTTCATAACAAGCAATATACACATGACGTGAAGGTAGATCTGAAAGTTTCATTCTGCTTGGCCCACCTATTCCCTTTCTACTTTTTACTGTTACTACAGTATGAATGTATGATCATTTTAACAAGTCTCGTGTTAAAACTTGTCGCCACTTTGCATGATTGAAATTATCTTCACTTGTTTTAAATTAAATTCAGATTGACTATACACATGAGCTCAATAAACAGGGTCGGTCTTTAATCATTCAAATCTCTAAATCCCAAAATGAGGAAATTTTCATGCACTGAAATCAGTATTTTGTAATCGATTGCTAATATGTAAATAGGTAGTTTTGGATTGCGACTTTTTCAAAAAGGAAAACATTGTTTCATTTGGGGGGTGTCTTGTCTGAAATCACTGtattatattaatgatgatgataatgataatggatcGTTATAGTAGAAGCTTACTCCTTGTCTATCTACACAGGTAATGCTTGCGGCATGTGATTACTACAGTTGGCGCTGATTGTTTAATGGAGAGTGAGGGAGTGCCAAACCTTGATATGGAAGTAGTTTTAATGGTATTTTAAATGTACACTTTTCTTGAATCCTTATATTGTTGTTGTTTTTAAGTTGCATCAAGACCATTGTAATATCAGCCAAACTAAAAATTTGGACATCATTGTGTGTCgggaaatattattaataataaaaactatgtATCAAGTGTTTCTGGGAAAAATCATTGACTACATGTCATGTTATTGTGTTGTAACTTTGACAGGAAAAAATTAAATGAGGCTTTTTTGTGGTTTACTCCAGATTTCATACAGGAAAAAATTACATGAGGCGTTATTGTGGTTTACTCCAGAATTCATGCGGGGTCTCTAAACTTTTTCCTGACGTGCGGGTTCCACGTACTTTACACTCATTTCACGATGTGTCCCTTTGGTTTACGGAACGAATATAAAGTATGGGGACCCCCCCAAGTTACTCATATGGATCCCACTTGTCTCCTACTTGATCAATCAAGTTTGCTTTGATCTCCATACCTGAGCTCAGTTGCAGAAGCTTGCATTTAGTTCTACGTCAAGTAAGTTGACATAACTGTATAACAGCCTGAGATTTACATGTTAAACATTGTTTAAGGTTCATGTAAATTTATTATGATCTCAAACTCGATCCGTTAGATGGCTACAGCAGGGTTTCCAATATGATCAAGTTCAGCTCATATTAGCTTTATCTTGGTGAAAACTCTGACTTGTTTCTAGCCTCTGTACATGTCAATGTAAACTGGTAAATGGAGGAGATTGTCTCTGTTCAGGTTTTTAGGGGAGGATGAGTATTTTTATAGATATATTCGAAGCCTAATCGATTATCATGTGACCATTTATGATGGTGATTCAAGATATATTGCTAGTAAAGTTGAAACTTAGACTTATTTGTGAAAATATCATGACATTAACTGCTAGGTCATCTATTAGACTATTCTCAACCATGACACCCTTCTTCACATTAACACTGCCACATCAGTGTCACATCATCATTTCTTTCTCATCACTAACTCATCGCATATCACTCTCAAGTATCACAACTTTCCTCAACcaccataaattaataaattaaattaaattatagtaTAAATCTTAAATCAAAATGTACAAGTGTTTATCACAATTACATATGTGATTAGAAATGCTCAAAATTAACAAAATAGAAGACAAATGAAGATTGACTAAGCTTTGACAATTCACTACCAATGGTTGGATGGGATTGGCAACACTAATAGGAATGCTCAAAGTGTTTCTTAAGCTTATGCACACACAGAACTACTCCCTCAGTGACATCACATCTCTAATTATTTTCTCAGTCATTCGTAGTAACTAGATCACCAACAGCTGACAACTTTCCATTGCATGAAGCGTCCATTTCATAAATCGAAACCAACGGCAAATAATCAAATAAACTATAAACCTTTATACATGTAAGCACCTTATTGTACCACCTAAATTAGTACTCAGCAATGGGCTCGATCACTACATAAAGCATCTCACAATGGATGTGTGCTGACATCATACCATAATTGAGCCATCACTGGTATGCGGTATGCCCACAATCATTATGAGTTTATATAAAGTAAGATCGAGACAAATTTATTATCAGAAGTGAGTCCTGCTTACTCAAACGGGTCATATTGGTAAAACACTGAAATGGCTCAAAATTCAACCAAATGCATACAAGAATAATTAAAAACACCTATGGGACATGGGTGAAATTATAATAAGTTAAAATATTCTTGAAACATACTTGATACTTGGTTCATAAGCATAAACTTCTACCAGTATAATAATTTCACATTACATAAAATACACAGTTATTTAGAGAAACTAAATTAACACATCCCAAACAAATCCACAACTACAAGTTATTCATCATCGCATGAGAAGCAAACTAAACCAAATCAAATCAAATCCAACTTAAAAGACAAACTCTTTTCATGACTTAAAACTACACACCAGAACCTGTTTTTTCTTCCTTTGTGCATGAagctttttatcatcattatttttgttCACAACCAATTCATCAGCTTCCTGATTTTGAAGCAAATTGATGTTTTTTAGTTATTGTTATTTGCTCACCTTTCAAAGGGTTCCGCAAATGGACAAACTGCTGCAGCTATTCTCTCTTTTACGTTGAATTTCTTGGCAATTAGCGGTCGGACGTCTTCAACACCAACCAGGCTTTGCAAAAATGGCAACAGTGAAAGCAACTCGTGATCTGAGCGGTCGTCGAACCAGCTCTCTATTGGTATACCATTGTCAACTTGAAACCCAAATGCCTAAATAGAAAAAAATTTCAGTTTGTTTACATTATATGCCAAGTTCAATCTTACGCATTTTATGAAATAGAAAACGTGATATACCTGTGGAGAATTATCAATCATGATGACATGTGCTAAATCACGACCAAGAACTGATAGGTCTTTGAGGTAATTTCCATTTAGAAAAACACACGACTCGCGATAAACACGATGCCTAAATACTTTCCTTTTTGGATCAAGAATATTCAGGAGCTGTTCAGCATATATACTTTGGCTagcagtaaaaataataatttcaaaAAGACCAGCCACCTTATCCATGAATTCTTTTAGGTAAGGCCTGCAACGAACATAGACCTTGTGATCCTCAAGGTTAAAGTTCACAGAAAATGTGAAATCTGCATCAACGCACGGTTCGAGTGTGGAGTGTACCAGAGTCTCTGCCAAACAACACAAGTCAACACAGTGGATTGTATAATAGAAATAACTAAAGGTGGCAAAATGGGCTGGGTGGGAAAAAGTCCAATGTGGTCGGGTCAAAACTGGCACTGCAGGACACCACACAACACTAATTgtctatatttttgtatttataaatgaaaactaacaatgaATGTAAAGTAGATTTGGGACATTGTAAGCATTTTTACTAACCATCCAAGTCTAGAACGAGTGTAGTTGGTGGGCAACTCCGTGTTTGTTTGGGTAGTAGCGCAGATCTAAAAGTTGGGACCACGGACGCTAATTCTGGCAGGTTCTTTATGAAAAAGTAAGGATCAAATTCATCAAATTCTTCACATTCATCGTCCTCCATTTGTACGTCTGACGATGTTTGATCACGACTATGATCATCTTCGTCAACACATTCTAACTTTGAGTCTTTCATGCATTGGTATATAGCTGAAACTTCACTTGACAGACCACATCCTAAATCTGTATcataacaataacaaccacataATATAGAAGAGAATAAGCATATCCACGTGTAATTTAGTGAATTGATTCACTTATTCATTCATATAAAACCTGAAGCCAAAATTaaacaattttcgaccataagatttAGAAAATCAGCAAGTAGAGAAACGAGATAAAATGCGAAGTCGGTAGGCAACCTCTAACCAATTTAAAGCAAAACGATATGCAGAGGTAGCAAGTTAAAATGGGAATTTCGGTACAGATCAAAAGAGGTAGGGTTTATTAGCCAATAGGGTTAAGCTGACCCAAAACAATTTAGCTAACTGCAGTTGGAAGATTTTAtcaattataaataattaaatatacttggGGCAACTTTTAACTAAATTAAACCCTTTGCTTTTTGACAAATAATTTGACTTGGCTCATTTAAACTGTTAGAGATAGAACATAGCAAATATCGCGCTCTTAAAGTAAATGGGTCAAGACTGCAACACCCTTTTAAAGTAATAGGCCAAGACTGCAACATCCAGGATTTATGCATGCAATAAGCAAAATCTAGCTCATTATTATCAAATTAAGAATTCCAGTTTTTACCTCCATCTACAATTTCTCCATCAGCAGcttttgaaatatgaaatttggGAGAAAATATGGTTCCATTCACGAAAGTCTCGGGTTCATTACATCCCTGCAGAAAATCAGAAGGTACTTCAGAATTTTCATTACacgaggttgtaaaagtcgcgacgAATCGGTCGGGAGCTTGGAGGGAGACGAGTCGATCGAGTCAGACattgacttttagtaataaattaattacacacacacacacacacatatgacACATAATATTTCAAACATAGATATAGATCAAAGAATCCAAACTTTAAAAACATTAAAACTTTGAACACTTTGACTTTGGCCAACTCAGACCCGACTTTTTAGTGTTCACCGAACTTTAGGCGTTTTTGGGCGAAACGGGACGAGCTAGTCCCCAAACCGACGTGTCGGCCAACTTAACCAGCTTTTAGAACATGTGCACAAACATATCAACTTTCCAACTGAGCAATACACTCAAGTATGTATCTTATCTTATATCTCATGGGGAGGGGGAATTTAGTGCGAGTGAATATTAGACAGGTGATATGTCCCTGACTCCCTTCAAACACTTTGTCCTGTAAATAACTAATGTGTTCAAATTGATAAGAGAAACCACAATAAAAACACCAACTTTTTTAATATAGTGCGCTAGGAGTTTTATGTATTTGAACAAATTTTTTACAATTCTTGTCATGTTCAACCAACGTAACCCATTCTCTTTCTAAGTAAACCTTATAGTCTTACTCGTTACAACCAAAACACAGCCCATATCAACTCATATGTAGTAATCAGTAAATAAGTCATAATTGACACATGTAACTGCTAATGAAACTTAGTAGTAAAATGAAATATGCTCATATATATGGTTACCTCAGAATCTACGGACATATTGTTAGTTGCAAGATATGATTCATTATCTGAACATATAGTGACATTCGTATCACCGTCTGAGATGCCTCTGGCGTTTAAATTAGTTGCATCAACATTTTCCTTGCTATTCCTTGTACGCGTTGCTGCTGTTGAATAAAACAGAAATTTGCATGACATGCAAATTTACCAcagtaaataaaaaaataaaaaagtgaAAATGGGCGCACATCCAAAAGTGACACCAGTTTAATTTAATAAAAACTAGGTTACAATTGTAGCAGGTCAGAAGGGTCAAACTAGTTAAAAGTGAGCTGAAAGTGTATAATGCTTACAGTGTTTATAATGTTAACATACCCCTAAATCGCTTTATCAAAAGAAAAGATGACAGCCTATTATATCAATAATATCGTTTTCATAAACAAGTTGCTTTTACATATTATTAAGAAACAAAGGGACAAATAAGTCATGTGTCAACAAACCTAGACTGTATTGACCCAAATTAAAAGTTACATGTTCTGATTTATAACCATATTTCATCCCATACTACCATTACTCTTCCTACCTATTTAACCACGTATATATAAGACCGCAGGTTTAGATAACTAACTTACCTGGTTTTTGTTTTCTGGCAGAAGATGTAATCATTTGAGATACTTTTTTTGCTTGGTTGTTGACATCTTCCTGCACCTTCTTCTGAGTTTTTGAGACTTtagatgaatttcttcccattgcTACTTTCTTTGTTTGCATTTGAAACTTTAGAACATACCACGTCTAGACGCTTATCAACTTTCAAGCTTTGTTATGCTTAAAAGCTATGATCTCCCTCAGATTGTCTAAA comes from Rutidosis leptorrhynchoides isolate AG116_Rl617_1_P2 chromosome 4, CSIRO_AGI_Rlap_v1, whole genome shotgun sequence and encodes:
- the LOC139844575 gene encoding uncharacterized protein isoform X2 yields the protein MQTKKVAMGRNSSKVSKTQKKVQEDVNNQAKKVSQMITSSARKQKPATRTRNSKENVDATNLNARGISDGDTNVTICSDNESYLATNNMSVDSEGCNEPETFVNGTIFSPKFHISKAADGEIVDGVCGCYCYDTDLGCGLSSEVSAIYQCMKDSKLECVDEDDHSRDQTSSDVQMEDDECEEFDEFDPYFFIKNLPELASVVPTFRSALLPKQTRSCPPTTLVLDLDETLVHSTLEPCVDADFTFSVNFNLEDHKVYVRCRPYLKEFMDKVAGLFEIIIFTASQSIYAEQLLNILDPKRKVFRHRVYRESCVFLNGNYLKDLSVLGRDLAHVIMIDNSPQAFGFQVDNGIPIESWFDDRSDHELLSLLPFLQSLVGVEDVRPLIAKKFNVKERIAAAVCPFAEPFER
- the LOC139844574 gene encoding uncharacterized protein isoform X2, with the translated sequence MSFIMEFAENLILRMMEDPAERDRKFREHTYHMKERCAKTKEMWSYPIRPYGFWTFDRHNAQIFWDAQISQVEGRRDPYDDLLKDHQAESSSSK
- the LOC139844575 gene encoding uncharacterized protein isoform X3: MQTKKVAMGRNSSKVSKTQKKVQEDVNNQAKKVSQMITSSARKQKPAATRTRNSKENVDATNLNARGISDGDTNVTICSDNESYLATNNMSVDSEGCNEPETFVNGTIFSPKFHISKAADGEIVDGDLGCGLSSEVSAIYQCMKDSKLECVDEDDHSRDQTSSDVQMEDDECEEFDEFDPYFFIKNLPELASVVPTFRSALLPKQTRSCPPTTLVLDLDETLVHSTLEPCVDADFTFSVNFNLEDHKVYVRCRPYLKEFMDKVAGLFEIIIFTASQSIYAEQLLNILDPKRKVFRHRVYRESCVFLNGNYLKDLSVLGRDLAHVIMIDNSPQAFGFQVDNGIPIESWFDDRSDHELLSLLPFLQSLVGVEDVRPLIAKKFNVKERIAAAVCPFAEPFER
- the LOC139844575 gene encoding uncharacterized protein isoform X1 — its product is MQTKKVAMGRNSSKVSKTQKKVQEDVNNQAKKVSQMITSSARKQKPAATRTRNSKENVDATNLNARGISDGDTNVTICSDNESYLATNNMSVDSEGCNEPETFVNGTIFSPKFHISKAADGEIVDGVCGCYCYDTDLGCGLSSEVSAIYQCMKDSKLECVDEDDHSRDQTSSDVQMEDDECEEFDEFDPYFFIKNLPELASVVPTFRSALLPKQTRSCPPTTLVLDLDETLVHSTLEPCVDADFTFSVNFNLEDHKVYVRCRPYLKEFMDKVAGLFEIIIFTASQSIYAEQLLNILDPKRKVFRHRVYRESCVFLNGNYLKDLSVLGRDLAHVIMIDNSPQAFGFQVDNGIPIESWFDDRSDHELLSLLPFLQSLVGVEDVRPLIAKKFNVKERIAAAVCPFAEPFER
- the LOC139844574 gene encoding uncharacterized protein isoform X1: MSTLHRHNFNLLRCSTYFLYFYINRTEMSFIMEFAENLILRMMEDPAERDRKFREHTYHMKERCAKTKEMWSYPIRPYGFWTFDRHNAQIFWDAQISQVEGRRDPYDDLLKDHQAESSSSK